A window of Pseudomonas monteilii contains these coding sequences:
- a CDS encoding glycerol acyltransferase has protein sequence MGEFDAIRPYDDAEVPAVLARLFSDAAFLDILTHFRFPRAAGALGWLLKPLIARRLRKEFAGVDSVATLQDKVEHYVDKTIERATDGVTYTGVEQLKSGTAYLFLANHRDIVMDPAFVNYAVYHAGLPTPRIAIGDNLLQKPFVSDMMRLNKSFIVHRSLTGRREKLAAYQLLSAYINHSIRHDCVSIWIAQAEGRAKDGDDRTDSAILKMFHMSRKDEPFGEVIQSLHLTPVSISYEYDPCDLDKARELYIRATTGTYAKAPGEDDSSIAKGITGYKGRVHIHFATPIAAAFEDTKQLAQEVDRQVLAGYRLFPAHYLAYGMWSEADPALAVPTAESLFAKEELATAQAEWQRRLDACPPEHRPYLIEQYATPVRNQYQVKAALGR, from the coding sequence ATGGGCGAATTCGATGCCATCCGACCCTACGACGACGCCGAGGTCCCTGCCGTGCTGGCACGGTTGTTCAGCGACGCGGCCTTCCTCGACATCCTCACCCACTTCCGCTTCCCGCGTGCGGCGGGCGCTTTGGGCTGGTTGCTCAAACCCCTGATCGCCCGCCGTCTGCGTAAGGAATTCGCAGGCGTCGACAGCGTGGCCACCTTGCAGGACAAGGTCGAGCACTATGTCGACAAGACCATCGAGCGCGCGACCGACGGCGTGACCTATACCGGCGTCGAGCAGCTCAAGTCCGGCACAGCCTACCTGTTCCTGGCCAACCACCGCGATATCGTGATGGATCCGGCGTTCGTCAACTACGCCGTCTACCATGCCGGCCTGCCGACGCCGCGCATCGCGATCGGCGACAACCTGCTGCAGAAGCCCTTCGTCAGCGACATGATGCGCCTGAACAAGAGCTTCATCGTGCACCGTTCGCTCACGGGCCGGCGTGAAAAGCTGGCGGCCTACCAGTTGCTGTCGGCCTACATCAACCATTCGATCCGCCACGATTGCGTGTCGATCTGGATCGCCCAGGCCGAGGGGCGCGCCAAGGACGGGGACGACCGGACCGACTCGGCGATCCTCAAGATGTTCCACATGAGCCGCAAGGATGAACCCTTTGGCGAGGTGATCCAGAGCCTGCACCTCACCCCGGTCTCGATCAGCTACGAATACGACCCGTGCGACCTGGACAAGGCCCGCGAGCTGTACATCCGCGCGACCACCGGCACCTATGCCAAGGCGCCTGGCGAGGACGACTCGAGCATCGCCAAGGGCATCACCGGCTACAAAGGGCGGGTGCACATCCACTTCGCCACGCCGATCGCCGCGGCCTTCGAGGACACCAAGCAATTGGCGCAGGAAGTCGACCGCCAGGTCCTGGCCGGGTACCGGCTGTTCCCAGCGCACTACCTGGCCTACGGGATGTGGTCCGAAGCCGACCCGGCACTGGCCGTACCGACGGCCGAGAGCCTGTTCGCCAAGGAAGAACTGGCGACGGCCCAGGCCGAGTGGCAGCGCCGCCTGGACGCGTGTCCCCCCGAGCATCGGCCCTACCTCATCGAGCAGTACGCAACGCCGGTACGCAACCAGTACCAGGTCAAGGCCGCCCTCGGGCGCTGA
- a CDS encoding peptidase M48, whose translation MRKSFVASALGASILLAGCQAVNTTSGGAVGVERKQYMFSMLSTDEVNQMYAQSYQQTLSEASSKGVLEKSGVNAKRVQAIADRLIAQAPLFRPDAAQWKWEVNLIDSDELNANCGPGGKIIVYSGLIEQLKLTDDELAAVMGHEIAHALREHGREAMSKAYGVQMARQGAGAIFGLGDTSLALADKVVEYSLTLPNSRSNENEADLIGLELSARAGYNPNAAITLWNKMTQASNGAPPEFMSTHPASSSRIASLQAAIPKVMPLYQAAKK comes from the coding sequence ATGCGCAAGTCATTCGTCGCCAGCGCCTTGGGCGCCAGCATCCTGCTCGCCGGCTGCCAGGCCGTGAACACCACCAGCGGCGGAGCCGTGGGGGTAGAGCGCAAACAGTACATGTTCAGCATGCTGTCGACCGACGAGGTCAACCAGATGTACGCCCAGTCCTACCAGCAGACCTTGAGCGAAGCCTCGAGCAAGGGTGTGCTGGAGAAGAGCGGCGTCAACGCCAAGCGGGTCCAGGCGATCGCCGATCGCTTGATCGCCCAGGCGCCGCTGTTCCGCCCCGACGCGGCGCAGTGGAAGTGGGAGGTCAACCTGATCGACAGCGACGAACTCAACGCCAACTGCGGCCCAGGCGGCAAGATCATCGTCTACAGCGGCCTGATCGAACAGCTCAAGCTCACCGACGATGAGCTGGCCGCGGTCATGGGTCACGAGATCGCCCACGCCTTGCGCGAACACGGCCGCGAAGCCATGTCCAAGGCCTATGGCGTGCAGATGGCCCGCCAGGGCGCCGGCGCGATCTTCGGGTTGGGCGACACCAGCCTGGCACTGGCCGACAAGGTCGTCGAGTACTCCCTGACCCTGCCCAACAGCCGCTCCAACGAGAACGAAGCCGACCTCATCGGCCTGGAGCTGTCGGCACGCGCGGGCTACAACCCGAATGCCGCCATCACCTTGTGGAACAAGATGACCCAGGCCTCCAATGGCGCGCCGCCCGAGTTCATGAGCACCCACCCGGCCTCGAGCAGCCGGATCGCTTCGCTTCAGGCCGCGATTCCGAAAGTCATGCCGCTTTATCAGGCGGCGAAGAAGTAG